From Ammoniphilus oxalaticus, the proteins below share one genomic window:
- a CDS encoding methyl-accepting chemotaxis protein codes for MSIRSKLLSSFLVIILVFVIFGFFLIAKINGYGQTVTNLKDTSIEVAFKADDLKLDVVQVQQFLTDISATQALSGFDDGFELAEVHALNFKRTIADLKRIDPKQEEQLSSFETSFNAYYEMGKRMANAYIAEGPAGGNQIMGDFDQFAEDINEKIDVFRAGALERIHNEEHQLITDINKMTTFSITVYIIVTLITLGFFIIISRSITRPLSELMVSSESIANGDLTHEIRVHSKDEIGKLAQTFEKMRSRLEEMILQLKTLTLHVSENSHYIAQTTQQNKEVSGQISYAMNEIAIGSDNQATKATGILKLSQRIIMQMREAVAQIEQSQKSANSSSDEANEGRRSIQEAMEQLNTLSQGITTAVEFIQQLGEQSKEVGQIVKVIEDIASQTNLLSLNASIEAARAGEHGRGFAVVADEIRKLSEHTNRATDQVTDLITNIQLQTTQTVEHIRQNQLAVTEQEQRMNKGTESLEKIVQQAAETRVNIQKVREFVLDLRSSTEQTNFAAEEITSVIQQNAASTEEVTASVEEQSASYDELAANADKMNEMVARLDQSIGYFKVRDH; via the coding sequence TTGTCGATCAGGTCCAAGTTGTTGTCATCGTTTTTAGTTATTATTTTAGTTTTTGTTATTTTCGGTTTTTTTCTCATAGCTAAGATCAATGGTTATGGTCAAACGGTAACCAATCTCAAAGACACGTCAATCGAGGTCGCTTTTAAAGCGGATGACTTGAAATTGGATGTTGTTCAGGTCCAACAATTTTTAACGGATATTTCTGCCACACAGGCATTATCCGGTTTTGATGACGGCTTTGAATTGGCTGAGGTACATGCCCTTAACTTTAAACGGACGATTGCAGATTTAAAAAGAATCGATCCGAAACAGGAGGAGCAACTTTCTTCATTTGAGACTTCATTTAATGCTTATTACGAGATGGGAAAAAGGATGGCAAACGCTTATATAGCGGAGGGTCCAGCAGGCGGCAATCAAATTATGGGTGACTTTGACCAGTTTGCCGAAGATATCAATGAAAAAATTGATGTTTTCCGCGCGGGAGCGCTTGAGCGAATCCATAACGAAGAACACCAGCTTATTACAGACATCAACAAAATGACCACCTTTTCTATCACCGTCTATATCATTGTGACCTTGATTACACTTGGTTTTTTCATCATCATCAGTCGATCGATCACCCGTCCTTTATCGGAGTTGATGGTCAGCAGCGAGTCGATTGCCAATGGGGATTTAACGCATGAAATAAGGGTCCACTCGAAAGATGAAATTGGGAAACTCGCGCAAACGTTTGAAAAAATGCGTAGTCGTCTCGAAGAGATGATCTTGCAGTTGAAGACACTGACGCTCCACGTTTCTGAAAATAGTCACTATATAGCCCAAACAACACAGCAAAACAAAGAAGTTTCAGGTCAAATTTCATACGCTATGAATGAAATTGCGATTGGATCCGACAATCAAGCAACAAAAGCAACGGGAATACTTAAATTGAGTCAACGCATCATCATGCAAATGCGGGAGGCAGTCGCTCAAATCGAACAGTCTCAAAAAAGCGCAAACTCATCAAGCGATGAAGCGAATGAGGGAAGAAGATCGATTCAAGAAGCCATGGAACAACTCAATACCTTGTCACAGGGGATCACGACAGCCGTCGAATTTATTCAACAACTTGGCGAACAATCGAAGGAAGTCGGTCAAATCGTGAAGGTCATTGAAGATATTGCGTCACAAACAAATCTACTTTCTTTGAACGCTTCGATCGAAGCGGCGCGCGCGGGTGAGCACGGTAGAGGATTTGCGGTTGTTGCGGATGAAATACGTAAACTTTCCGAGCACACTAACCGGGCTACCGATCAAGTTACGGATTTAATTACAAACATTCAACTTCAAACAACGCAAACGGTGGAGCATATTCGCCAAAACCAATTAGCCGTGACCGAACAAGAACAGCGGATGAATAAAGGAACGGAATCGCTTGAAAAGATTGTTCAGCAAGCGGCAGAGACTCGTGTAAACATTCAGAAAGTTCGTGAATTTGTGCTGGATCTAAGGAGCAGTACCGAGCAAACAAATTTTGCCGCCGAGGAAATCACATCTGTTATTCAACAAAATGCCGCTTCTACAGAAGAAGTGACAGCTTCTGTTGAGGAACAATCCGCATCCTACGATGAACTTGCCGCCAATGCTGATAAAATGAATGAAATGGTAGCGCGATTGGATCAATCCATCGGGTACTTTAAGGTAAGGGATCATTAA
- a CDS encoding DUF2975 domain-containing protein yields the protein MKRGTITFLKLAVFIIWIAVLTMCIYWLPWLGRTTVEMYPGYAHLRLPILFGLYVTVIPFTIALYQAFKLLNYIESKNAFSDLAIVSLRSIKNCAIIISALYIVGVVFLIIENAMHPGVAMIGFSILFASLTISFFAAVLQELLRSAFEIKTENDLTI from the coding sequence ATGAAACGGGGGACAATCACTTTTTTAAAGTTAGCGGTTTTTATTATTTGGATAGCGGTTCTCACGATGTGCATCTACTGGTTGCCATGGTTGGGTCGAACAACAGTTGAGATGTATCCGGGGTATGCTCATTTAAGATTACCTATTCTATTTGGGCTGTATGTTACAGTGATTCCATTTACCATTGCGCTATATCAAGCTTTTAAACTACTGAATTATATAGAAAGTAAAAACGCTTTTTCAGATTTAGCCATTGTTTCGTTGCGATCGATTAAGAACTGCGCGATCATCATTTCCGCGTTATACATAGTGGGGGTCGTTTTTCTCATTATCGAAAATGCGATGCATCCTGGCGTTGCCATGATAGGATTCTCAATCCTATTTGCGTCTCTAACAATCTCGTTTTTTGCGGCAGTTCTACAGGAACTATTGAGAAGCGCATTCGAAATAAAAACAGAAAATGATTTGACGATTTGA